In Oceanidesulfovibrio indonesiensis, a single window of DNA contains:
- a CDS encoding AMP-binding protein, producing the protein MNRPALREITLGQMLDEIIEKYPDNDALVYVDRDFRLTYRQFGELVDNLAKGLMALGVEHGEKVAVWATNVPYWIALQFATAKIGAILLTVNTSYKRSELEYLLTHSEAENLFIIDGYRDSDYVQILYDVAPELKSCQRESLKSTKLPHLKRVCFLGHEKHRGMYSVPEILGLSRMVSDEEYQARQDACDPHDVVNMQYTSGTTGFPKGVMLTHYNIGNNGFWIGENQRFTEKDRLCLPVPLFHCFGCVLGVLAAVSHGSCLVVLEAFNPIQVMASVDQEKCTALYGVPTMFIAVLEHKLFERFDYSSLRTGIMAGSPCPVHVMRQVMEKMNMTEITICYGLTEGSPVMTQTLPDDSVRHRVETVGRAMPEIEVRIVDPETNEEVPRGIQGEVCCRGYNVMKGYYNNPEATANTIDTDGWLHSGDLGVMDEDGYVTINGRLKDMIIRGGENIYPREIEEFIYTMEGVSDVQVAGVPSRKYGEEVGAFIIRKKGSDIQAEDVKDFCRGQIAWHKIPKYIAFVESYPLTASGKVQKYKLREEAGRLFPEAMK; encoded by the coding sequence ATGAACCGTCCCGCACTGCGCGAAATAACGCTGGGGCAGATGCTCGATGAGATCATCGAGAAATATCCGGACAACGACGCCCTCGTGTACGTGGACCGCGACTTCCGGTTGACCTACCGGCAGTTCGGCGAGCTCGTGGACAATCTGGCCAAGGGGCTGATGGCTCTCGGCGTGGAGCACGGGGAAAAGGTGGCGGTATGGGCAACCAACGTGCCGTACTGGATCGCCCTGCAGTTCGCCACGGCGAAAATCGGCGCCATTCTGCTCACGGTGAACACCAGTTACAAGCGCTCCGAGCTCGAATATCTGCTGACCCACTCCGAAGCCGAGAACCTCTTCATCATCGACGGCTACCGCGACTCCGACTATGTGCAGATCCTCTACGACGTGGCGCCGGAGCTCAAATCCTGCCAGCGCGAGTCGCTCAAGAGCACCAAGCTGCCGCACCTCAAGCGGGTCTGCTTCCTGGGCCACGAGAAGCACCGCGGCATGTATTCCGTACCGGAGATCCTGGGGCTGTCTCGCATGGTCTCGGACGAGGAATACCAGGCCCGGCAGGACGCCTGCGATCCGCATGATGTAGTCAACATGCAGTACACGTCCGGCACCACGGGCTTTCCCAAGGGCGTCATGCTCACCCACTACAATATCGGCAACAACGGTTTCTGGATCGGCGAGAACCAGCGGTTCACCGAAAAGGACCGTCTCTGCCTGCCCGTGCCGCTGTTCCACTGTTTCGGATGTGTACTCGGCGTGCTCGCCGCGGTGAGCCACGGCAGCTGCCTTGTTGTGCTCGAAGCCTTCAATCCCATCCAGGTCATGGCCTCGGTGGACCAGGAGAAGTGCACGGCGCTCTACGGCGTGCCAACAATGTTCATCGCCGTGTTGGAGCATAAGCTATTCGAGCGCTTCGACTACTCCAGCCTGCGCACGGGCATCATGGCCGGCTCGCCGTGTCCTGTGCACGTCATGCGCCAGGTCATGGAAAAAATGAACATGACCGAGATCACCATCTGCTACGGTCTCACTGAAGGTTCGCCGGTGATGACGCAGACGCTGCCGGACGACTCCGTGCGACACCGCGTGGAAACCGTGGGCCGCGCCATGCCCGAGATCGAAGTGCGCATCGTGGACCCGGAGACCAACGAGGAAGTCCCCCGCGGCATCCAGGGCGAGGTCTGCTGCCGCGGCTATAACGTGATGAAGGGATACTACAACAACCCTGAAGCCACGGCCAATACCATCGACACCGATGGCTGGCTCCACTCCGGCGACCTCGGCGTGATGGACGAGGACGGCTACGTCACCATCAACGGCCGGCTCAAAGACATGATCATCCGCGGCGGTGAGAACATCTACCCCCGCGAGATCGAGGAATTCATCTACACCATGGAAGGCGTGAGTGACGTGCAGGTGGCCGGCGTGCCCAGCCGCAAGTACGGCGAGGAGGTCGGCGCCTTCATCATCCGCAAGAAAGGCTCGGACATCCAGGCCGAAGACGTGAAGGACTTCTGCCGAGGCCAGATCGCCTGGCACAAGATCCCCAAGTACATCGCCTTTGTGGAGTCCTACCCGCTCACCGCGTCCGGCAAGGTGCAGAAGTACAAGCTGCGTGAAGAAGCCGGGCGGCTCTTTCCGGAAGCCATGAAATAG